A portion of the Geobacter sp. genome contains these proteins:
- the odhB gene encoding 2-oxoglutarate dehydrogenase complex dihydrolipoyllysine-residue succinyltransferase, with product MEIRIPEVGESVREALVARWLKDNGAAVRKDEPLCELETDKITLELNAEVDGILAIVVPAGQTVKIGTVIGTVAEQPVTAPAKAAPAEPPPGGKPPLSPAVRKLAAERGVAADAIDGTGRGGRVTVEDLLQVGSGGKARATEEKGAPPAVHSEEQAAYGGGAAVSLRPAGDEQRTARVPMSPIRKRIAERLLEARNRTAMLTTFNEADMGRINELRARHNEQFQKRHGIKLGFMSFFVKACCEALKEYPAVNARIDGTDFVYHHYCDIGIAIGGEKGLVVPVLRDADRLHFHEIEQGIAEFVAKVRENRLAIADLEGGTFSISNGGVYGSLLSTPILNPPQSGVLGMHAVQERPVARDGQVVIRPMMYLALSYDHRIIDGREAVGFLKRVKEYVEEPEELLLEG from the coding sequence ATGGAAATCAGAATCCCCGAAGTTGGCGAATCGGTGCGCGAGGCGCTGGTGGCCAGATGGCTCAAGGATAACGGCGCCGCGGTCCGGAAAGACGAGCCGCTGTGCGAGCTTGAGACCGACAAGATCACCCTGGAGCTGAACGCCGAGGTCGACGGCATCCTTGCCATTGTTGTCCCTGCCGGCCAGACGGTGAAGATCGGCACGGTCATCGGCACGGTCGCCGAACAACCGGTGACGGCGCCGGCGAAAGCGGCTCCGGCCGAACCTCCTCCCGGTGGCAAGCCCCCCCTCTCCCCGGCGGTGCGCAAGCTGGCTGCCGAGCGGGGGGTGGCTGCCGATGCCATCGATGGCACCGGTCGCGGCGGCAGGGTGACGGTGGAGGATCTGCTGCAGGTCGGGTCCGGTGGCAAGGCGCGGGCAACAGAGGAAAAGGGGGCGCCGCCGGCCGTGCATTCCGAGGAGCAGGCAGCCTACGGCGGAGGAGCCGCGGTTTCCCTCCGGCCGGCCGGCGACGAGCAGCGGACCGCCCGCGTGCCCATGTCCCCCATCCGGAAACGGATCGCCGAGCGGCTGCTGGAGGCGCGCAACCGGACCGCCATGCTGACCACCTTCAACGAGGCGGACATGGGGCGGATCAACGAGCTGCGCGCCCGCCACAACGAACAGTTCCAGAAGCGGCACGGCATCAAGCTCGGCTTCATGTCGTTCTTTGTGAAGGCGTGCTGCGAAGCGCTCAAGGAGTATCCGGCGGTGAACGCCAGGATCGACGGCACCGACTTCGTCTATCACCACTACTGCGACATCGGCATCGCCATCGGCGGCGAAAAGGGGCTGGTGGTGCCGGTGCTGCGGGATGCCGACCGGCTCCACTTCCACGAGATCGAGCAGGGAATCGCCGAATTCGTGGCCAAGGTACGGGAAAACCGCCTGGCCATCGCCGACCTGGAGGGGGGGACCTTCAGCATCAGTAACGGCGGCGTCTATGGCTCGCTCCTCTCCACCCCCATCCTTAACCCGCCCCAGAGCGGTGTGCTCGGGATGCATGCCGTGCAGGAGAGGCCGGTGGCGCGGGACGGCCAGGTGGTTATCCGCCCGATGATGTACCTGGCCCTCTCCTACGACCACCGGATCATCGACGGCCGCGAGGCGGTCGGGTTTCTCAAGCGGGTCAAGGAATATGTAGAAGAGCCGGAAGAGTTGCTCCTGGAGGGTTGA
- the lpdA gene encoding dihydrolipoyl dehydrogenase has product MSDQIFDLIVIGAGPGGYVAAIRAAQLGMAVAVVEERPALGGVCLNEGCIPSKALLDSSEYFALARDKFAGHGIEIEPPRLNLGRMMQRKDDVVKKLTDGVAYLFKKNRIALVQGKGRLAGRDGDIHRVAVAGGAGEELLSGRRVLLATGSRAAELPGIPFDGETVVTAREALAFAAVPKHLLVVGAGYIGLELGSVWRRLGAQVTVVELLPKMLPTMDGQAADTLMRSLKKQGIAFRMEARVTGIEKRDSQAVALLEGSDGTGELACDKVLVAVGRRPLTDGLGLDEAGVALDPQGRVTVDDNYLTTAAGIYAIGDLIAGPMLAHKAMEEGVVCVERMHGEASQVDYAYLPGICYTWPEVASVGKTEEQLKGEGIPYAAGKFSFMANGRAKCMDETDGFVKILAHAETGRVLGVHIVGPRASDQIAEAVTAMTYGATAQDIAMTFHAHPTLSEAMKEAALDVEKRAIHS; this is encoded by the coding sequence ATGTCTGACCAGATATTCGATCTCATCGTCATCGGCGCCGGGCCGGGGGGGTACGTGGCGGCGATCCGCGCCGCCCAGCTCGGCATGGCCGTGGCGGTGGTGGAGGAGCGTCCGGCCCTGGGGGGGGTCTGTCTCAACGAGGGGTGCATCCCGAGCAAGGCGCTTCTGGACTCGTCCGAGTATTTCGCCCTGGCCCGCGACAAGTTCGCCGGCCACGGCATCGAGATCGAGCCCCCCCGGCTCAACCTTGGCAGGATGATGCAGCGCAAGGACGACGTGGTGAAGAAGCTGACCGACGGCGTGGCCTATCTGTTCAAGAAGAACCGGATCGCCCTGGTGCAGGGAAAGGGCCGTCTGGCGGGCCGTGACGGCGATATCCACCGGGTCGCGGTCGCAGGCGGGGCGGGCGAAGAGCTCCTCTCCGGCCGCAGGGTGCTGCTGGCGACCGGGAGCAGGGCCGCGGAGCTTCCCGGCATCCCCTTTGACGGAGAAACCGTGGTGACTGCCCGCGAGGCGCTTGCGTTTGCCGCGGTTCCGAAACACCTGTTGGTGGTGGGGGCCGGCTACATCGGCCTGGAGCTCGGCTCGGTCTGGCGAAGGCTCGGCGCACAGGTAACCGTGGTGGAACTCCTGCCCAAGATGCTCCCCACCATGGACGGCCAGGCAGCCGACACCCTGATGCGGTCGCTGAAGAAGCAGGGGATCGCCTTCCGGATGGAGGCCAGGGTGACCGGCATCGAGAAGCGGGACAGCCAGGCAGTGGCTCTCCTCGAAGGGAGTGACGGCACTGGGGAACTGGCCTGCGACAAGGTGCTGGTGGCGGTGGGCCGCCGGCCGCTCACCGATGGCCTGGGGCTTGACGAGGCCGGGGTTGCGCTCGACCCCCAGGGGCGGGTGACGGTTGACGACAACTACCTGACCACGGCAGCGGGGATCTACGCCATCGGCGACCTGATCGCCGGGCCGATGCTCGCCCACAAGGCGATGGAGGAAGGGGTGGTCTGCGTGGAGCGGATGCATGGCGAGGCGTCGCAGGTGGATTATGCCTACCTCCCCGGCATCTGCTATACCTGGCCCGAGGTCGCGTCGGTAGGGAAGACGGAAGAGCAGCTGAAGGGGGAGGGAATTCCCTATGCAGCGGGGAAGTTCAGCTTCATGGCCAATGGCCGGGCCAAATGCATGGATGAGACCGACGGTTTCGTCAAGATCCTGGCCCATGCCGAGACCGGCCGGGTGCTCGGGGTGCATATCGTCGGCCCGCGGGCCTCGGATCAGATCGCCGAGGCGGTCACCGCCATGACCTACGGTGCCACGGCCCAGGATATCGCCATGACCTTCCACGCCCACCCGACCCTGTCGGAGGCGATGAAGGAGGCGGCGCTGGATGTGGAAAAACGCGCCATCCATTCTTGA
- a CDS encoding aconitate hydratase, with protein MAKNLATKILEAHLVEGELIPGREIALRIDHTLLQDATGTMAMLEFIAMGVPRVKVELAAQYIDHNLLQTDSKNADDHVFLMTAAEKFGIHVSKPGNGVSHQVHLERFGVPGKTMLGADSHTTSAAGLAMIAMGAGGLDVALAMAGHPFHLPCPKIWGVKLTGQLSPWVSAKDVILEMLRRHSVKGGVGKIIEYYGPGIATLSATDRAIIGNMGAELGATTSVFPSDARTREFLEAQGRGASWVELAADPGCSYDEYDEIDLATVEPLIACPSSPDNVVRVADLEGLKVDQVLVGSSANSAFRDLMTVCRILDGRRIAPHLSFNVNPGSRQVLENVADKGGIMMLLLAGAQIHQPGCLGCIGMGQAPGTDQVSLRTFPRNFPGRSGTKNDRVYLCSPETAAAAGLFGVVTDPRKLEELMPWPNVQNPEKYVLDDSSIIYPLADTSGVEIVTGPNIVPFPDFEELPDDLDMEVIIKVGDNISTDTIMPAGNKVLPFRSNVPAISQFVFEILDADFHKRAREKGNGAVVGGENYGQGSSREHAALAPRYLGIRAKLAKGFARIHKANLVNFGILPLVFRDPADYDALAQGDRLQLKGVRGLVASGATEIPVEANGRTIVTLLEVSERQRQELLAGGTLNYVKKGG; from the coding sequence ATGGCAAAGAACCTTGCAACCAAGATACTGGAAGCGCATCTGGTGGAGGGCGAACTGATCCCCGGCCGGGAGATCGCCCTCAGGATCGATCACACCCTGCTGCAGGACGCCACCGGCACCATGGCCATGCTGGAGTTCATCGCCATGGGCGTGCCGCGGGTGAAGGTGGAGCTGGCTGCCCAGTACATCGACCATAACCTGCTGCAGACCGACAGCAAGAACGCCGACGACCATGTCTTCCTGATGACCGCGGCGGAGAAGTTCGGCATCCATGTCAGCAAGCCGGGCAATGGCGTCTCCCACCAGGTCCACCTGGAGCGGTTCGGCGTGCCGGGTAAGACCATGCTCGGCGCCGACTCCCACACCACCTCGGCAGCCGGGCTCGCCATGATCGCCATGGGCGCCGGCGGCCTGGACGTGGCCCTGGCCATGGCCGGCCACCCGTTCCATCTCCCCTGTCCGAAGATCTGGGGGGTGAAGCTGACCGGCCAGCTCTCCCCCTGGGTCTCGGCCAAGGACGTGATCCTGGAGATGCTCCGCCGCCATTCGGTGAAAGGGGGGGTGGGGAAGATCATCGAATACTACGGCCCCGGCATTGCCACCCTCTCTGCCACGGACCGGGCCATCATCGGCAACATGGGCGCGGAACTGGGTGCCACCACCTCGGTCTTCCCGTCGGATGCACGGACCAGGGAGTTCCTGGAGGCCCAGGGGCGCGGTGCCTCATGGGTCGAGCTTGCCGCCGACCCCGGCTGCAGCTACGACGAGTACGACGAGATCGACCTCGCCACGGTGGAGCCGCTCATCGCCTGCCCGTCGTCGCCGGACAACGTGGTGCGGGTGGCTGATCTCGAAGGGCTGAAGGTGGACCAGGTGCTGGTGGGGAGCTCGGCCAATTCCGCCTTCCGCGACCTGATGACCGTCTGTCGCATCCTGGACGGCCGGCGCATCGCGCCCCACCTCTCCTTCAACGTCAACCCCGGCAGCCGCCAGGTGCTGGAGAACGTGGCAGACAAGGGGGGGATCATGATGCTGCTCCTGGCCGGGGCGCAGATCCACCAGCCCGGCTGTCTCGGTTGCATCGGCATGGGGCAGGCGCCGGGGACCGACCAGGTGAGCCTTCGCACCTTCCCGCGCAACTTTCCCGGCCGTAGCGGCACCAAGAACGACCGGGTCTATCTCTGCTCCCCCGAGACCGCGGCCGCGGCCGGCCTGTTCGGTGTGGTCACCGATCCGCGCAAGCTGGAGGAGCTGATGCCGTGGCCTAACGTACAGAACCCTGAGAAATACGTGCTGGACGATTCCAGCATCATCTATCCCCTGGCCGACACCAGCGGGGTGGAGATCGTCACCGGCCCCAACATCGTGCCGTTCCCGGATTTCGAGGAGCTGCCCGACGATCTGGACATGGAGGTGATCATCAAGGTGGGGGACAATATCTCCACCGACACCATCATGCCGGCCGGGAACAAGGTGCTCCCCTTCCGCAGCAACGTACCGGCCATCAGCCAGTTCGTCTTCGAGATCCTCGATGCCGACTTCCACAAGCGGGCCAGGGAGAAGGGGAACGGCGCCGTGGTCGGCGGCGAGAACTACGGCCAGGGGTCGAGCCGGGAGCATGCCGCCCTGGCGCCCCGCTACCTGGGGATCCGGGCCAAGCTGGCCAAGGGATTCGCCCGCATCCACAAGGCGAACTTGGTGAACTTCGGCATCCTGCCGCTCGTTTTCCGCGACCCGGCCGACTACGATGCCCTGGCCCAGGGGGATAGACTGCAGCTCAAGGGGGTGCGGGGCCTGGTCGCCTCCGGCGCCACCGAGATTCCGGTGGAGGCGAACGGCCGGACCATCGTCACGCTCCTGGAGGTCTCCGAGCGGCAGCGCCAGGAGCTTCTGGCCGGCGGGACCCTGAACTACGTGAAGAAGGGGGGGTAG
- the pdhA gene encoding pyruvate dehydrogenase (acetyl-transferring) E1 component subunit alpha translates to METKLRAVLPDNELLRLHEQMLLSREFEESCAEQYTKGHITGFLHLYSGQEAVAVGATAGLHLDDYILSAYREHAQAIVRGAEPRRVMAELFGKATGVCKGKGGSMHLFDPSLNFMGGYAIVGGQFPVAVGLAFSAKYRGEDRIAACFFGDGAVNQGTFHESLNWARLWELPVLFICENNFYGIGTEVHRSSALSSIHRRTCGYDIPSEKVDGMDVIAVYKAVKYAAEKVRETGRPHFIEAVTYRFRGHSMADPAKYRSAAEHEMWKARDPIPAFAKRLLEEGIATQAQLDAILAKAQATVADAVRFAEESPWPDASAVWEDIYV, encoded by the coding sequence ATGGAAACGAAACTTCGGGCGGTCCTGCCCGACAACGAACTGCTCAGGCTCCATGAACAGATGCTCCTTTCCCGCGAGTTCGAGGAGTCGTGCGCCGAGCAGTACACCAAGGGGCATATCACCGGCTTCCTCCACCTCTACAGCGGCCAGGAGGCGGTGGCGGTGGGAGCCACGGCCGGGCTCCACCTGGACGACTACATCCTCTCCGCCTACCGGGAGCATGCCCAGGCCATCGTCCGCGGTGCCGAACCGCGGCGGGTGATGGCAGAGCTGTTCGGCAAGGCGACCGGCGTCTGCAAGGGGAAGGGGGGCTCCATGCACCTCTTCGATCCATCCCTCAACTTCATGGGGGGATACGCCATTGTCGGCGGCCAGTTCCCGGTGGCGGTCGGCCTCGCTTTCAGCGCTAAGTACCGGGGCGAGGACCGGATCGCCGCCTGCTTCTTCGGCGATGGCGCGGTCAACCAGGGGACCTTCCACGAATCCCTCAACTGGGCGCGGCTCTGGGAGCTGCCGGTTCTGTTCATCTGCGAGAACAACTTCTACGGCATCGGCACCGAGGTGCACCGCTCCTCTGCCCTCTCCTCCATCCACCGCCGCACCTGCGGCTATGACATCCCCTCGGAAAAGGTGGACGGCATGGACGTGATCGCGGTCTACAAGGCAGTGAAGTACGCGGCGGAAAAGGTGCGGGAGACCGGCCGCCCCCATTTCATCGAGGCGGTCACCTACCGCTTCCGCGGCCACTCCATGGCCGATCCGGCCAAGTACCGCTCCGCGGCCGAGCATGAGATGTGGAAAGCGCGCGACCCGATCCCCGCCTTTGCCAAGCGGCTCCTGGAAGAAGGGATCGCCACGCAGGCGCAGCTCGACGCCATTCTGGCAAAGGCTCAGGCCACTGTCGCCGATGCGGTCCGGTTCGCCGAGGAGTCCCCCTGGCCGGACGCATCGGCAGTATGGGAAGATATTTACGTCTGA
- a CDS encoding alpha-ketoacid dehydrogenase subunit beta, translating to MSEMTYRDALNLAMKEEMRRDPSVVVWGEDVALYEGSFKVTRGLLAEFGEQRVLDTPISENTIVGVAVGAAMGGLRPVAELMTVNFALLAMDQIINHMAKIRFMFGGQTFLPMVVRMPGGGGSQLGAQHSQSLESYFMHCPGLRIAYPTTPADAKGLLKSAIRDNNPVIFLEHELLYNSKGEVPEDPEYLVPFGKASVMREGTDVTIVAYARMSLLALQAADVLEKEGVSCEVIDLRTLNPLDTETFLASARRTGRAVVVEECWRTAGLGGDIAHRIHEACFDTLLAPVGRVAGLDVPMPYSREIEKLCIPRVETITQAVKGVMQWQPT from the coding sequence ATGTCAGAGATGACCTATCGCGATGCACTGAACCTGGCGATGAAGGAGGAGATGCGGCGCGACCCTTCCGTGGTGGTCTGGGGGGAGGACGTGGCGCTTTACGAGGGCTCGTTCAAGGTGACCCGCGGGCTTCTGGCCGAGTTCGGCGAGCAGCGGGTCCTTGATACCCCTATCTCCGAGAACACCATTGTCGGCGTGGCCGTCGGGGCGGCCATGGGGGGCCTGCGGCCGGTGGCCGAGCTGATGACGGTCAACTTCGCGCTGCTGGCCATGGACCAGATCATCAACCACATGGCCAAGATCCGCTTCATGTTCGGTGGCCAGACCTTTTTGCCCATGGTGGTGCGGATGCCGGGTGGAGGGGGGAGCCAGCTGGGAGCCCAGCATTCCCAGAGCCTTGAGAGCTATTTCATGCACTGCCCCGGCCTTCGCATCGCTTATCCCACTACCCCGGCCGATGCCAAGGGGCTCCTGAAGAGCGCCATCCGCGACAACAACCCGGTGATCTTCCTGGAGCACGAACTGCTCTACAACAGCAAGGGGGAGGTGCCGGAGGACCCGGAATACCTGGTGCCGTTCGGCAAGGCGAGCGTCATGCGGGAGGGAACGGACGTGACCATCGTCGCCTACGCCCGGATGTCCTTGCTGGCGCTGCAGGCGGCCGATGTCCTGGAGAAGGAGGGGGTTTCCTGCGAGGTGATCGACCTGCGGACCCTGAACCCGCTGGACACGGAGACCTTTCTCGCCTCGGCGAGGCGGACCGGCCGGGCCGTGGTGGTGGAGGAGTGCTGGCGGACCGCGGGGCTTGGCGGCGATATTGCCCACCGGATCCACGAGGCCTGCTTCGATACGCTGCTGGCACCGGTAGGCCGGGTCGCCGGCCTGGACGTGCCGATGCCCTATTCACGGGAGATCGAGAAGCTCTGCATCCCACGGGTGGAGACCATCACCCAGGCGGTAAAGGGGGTCATGCAATGGCAGCCGACATAA
- a CDS encoding 2-oxo acid dehydrogenase subunit E2, translated as MAADIIMPKLSDTMTEGKLGAWKKSIGDQVQRGDVIAEVETDKAVMELEAFTSGTLLEQRVKPGELVAVGTVIGIVGAPGESAVPGTAIPEAPAVAAPQAEPVSAPTPAPVPDEAVPQPPRHAPAEAEDLQQKAAPVVRRHARELGIDLDQVTGSGPGGRVLLEDLQRFSGVMLSAEPSVAEPSATLAGEQASPEVPQAEGGVVPLSRMRAAIARTVTEAWRTIPHFFVTVEIQMDEVEEVRRELKESGSPLSINDMIVKGTALALARFPMLNASFVNDRIVSHDEINIGMAVSLPDGLLVPVIRGCQALTLQEIAVQSRRLVERARSGRLSEAEMSGGTFTISNMGMFDVTEFAAVIHPPQAGILAVGSVYDGIVVKDGQPVVARLARMTLSADHRLVDGAYAARFLKELKRILKKPVLMLV; from the coding sequence ATGGCAGCCGACATAATCATGCCCAAGCTCTCCGACACCATGACCGAAGGGAAACTGGGGGCGTGGAAGAAGAGCATTGGCGATCAGGTGCAGCGGGGGGACGTCATCGCCGAGGTGGAGACCGACAAGGCGGTGATGGAGCTGGAGGCGTTCACCAGCGGGACTCTCCTGGAGCAGCGGGTGAAGCCGGGCGAACTGGTGGCGGTCGGCACGGTGATCGGCATCGTCGGCGCACCGGGCGAGTCTGCGGTGCCGGGCACGGCCATCCCTGAAGCGCCTGCGGTTGCGGCGCCGCAGGCGGAGCCGGTTTCGGCACCAACGCCGGCTCCGGTGCCGGACGAGGCAGTCCCTCAGCCACCCCGGCATGCTCCGGCAGAGGCGGAGGACCTGCAGCAAAAGGCTGCACCGGTGGTCAGAAGGCATGCCCGCGAGCTGGGGATCGACCTTGACCAGGTAACGGGGAGCGGCCCCGGCGGGAGGGTCCTGTTGGAGGACCTGCAGCGGTTCAGCGGGGTCATGCTTTCGGCGGAGCCCTCCGTGGCAGAGCCGTCGGCCACTTTGGCCGGTGAGCAGGCCTCACCGGAGGTCCCACAGGCCGAGGGAGGGGTGGTGCCCCTGTCGCGGATGCGGGCGGCCATCGCCAGGACCGTTACCGAGGCATGGCGCACCATCCCCCACTTCTTCGTCACCGTGGAGATCCAGATGGACGAGGTCGAGGAGGTGCGCCGCGAACTGAAGGAGAGCGGTTCACCGCTGTCGATCAACGACATGATCGTGAAGGGGACGGCCCTGGCCCTGGCCCGGTTTCCCATGCTCAATGCCTCGTTCGTCAACGACCGGATCGTCAGCCATGACGAGATCAATATCGGCATGGCCGTCAGCCTGCCGGACGGGCTGCTGGTGCCGGTAATTCGGGGGTGCCAGGCGTTGACGCTGCAGGAGATTGCCGTGCAGAGCCGGCGCCTGGTGGAGCGCGCCCGCAGCGGCCGGCTGAGCGAGGCGGAGATGAGCGGGGGGACCTTTACCATCTCCAACATGGGGATGTTCGACGTCACCGAATTCGCCGCAGTGATCCATCCCCCCCAAGCGGGAATCCTGGCCGTGGGGAGCGTCTATGACGGCATTGTGGTGAAAGACGGCCAGCCGGTGGTGGCCAGGCTGGCACGGATGACCCTTTCCGCCGATCACCGCCTGGTGGACGGTGCCTATGCGGCCCGGTTCCTCAAAGAGTTGAAACGCATACTGAAAAAGCCGGTTCTGATGCTGGTATGA
- a CDS encoding AAA family ATPase — protein MANEQQKLSVEQLRWECDETQFAFESTADLPELEGTIGQERALKSLDFGLGITDCGFNLYLAGEPGTGRSSTIKNLLKKMAKDQPTPPDWCYVYNFKDPDLPISLAIGAGKGAELEKDMKELLEGVKADIPKALDSKDYETHKAAIIEEYQEKNGELFSALEKDAEAREFSLQRTVSGLVMVPQKEGRNFTQEEFEALSDGDREKLEQTGKELTDTLNDVLRQVRDNEKSTKETLSQLDRELGLSAVGRHIEPLKEKYSEFTKVVTYLDSVQEDILLNLEDFKPQQPQQQIPGIRLPRQEPSFERYAVNVFVDNRDTKGAPVVFETNPTYNNLFGRIEHVMQMGGVATTNFTLVKPGALHRANGGYLIVDAREVLINPFAWDALKRCIRSGEIKIEDVLEQYRFMTVASLKPEPIPLAAKLVMIGSPWIYYLLYYLEPDYRKFFKVKADFDSRVTRNPEIVRDYALFVATHCKNEKLLPFDRSGVAGLLEYSARSVEDQQKLSSQFMEIADLIREASYWAGKEGSPVVTRDIVKKTIAEKIYRSNRVEERLQELFEDGTILCDVDGGEVGQINGLSVLTMADYMFGRPSRVTARVFMGRGGMVNIEREVKLSGPIHDKGVLILTGYLGGKFAHDKPLSFSASICFEQNYEGVEGDSASSTELYALLSVLSGLPIRQGIAVTGSVNQLGKVQPIGGVNYKIEGFYAVCKAKGLTGEQGVMIPSSNVRHLMLNDEVVEAVREGRFHIWSVETIDQGIEILTGVPAGDMQEDGSYPEGSVNFLVDRRLRQILEQMKKFGASGEREKDDKK, from the coding sequence ATGGCCAACGAGCAGCAGAAGTTATCCGTTGAACAGCTCCGCTGGGAGTGTGATGAGACGCAGTTCGCATTCGAGTCCACGGCCGACCTGCCGGAACTCGAAGGGACGATTGGTCAGGAGCGGGCGCTCAAGTCTCTCGATTTCGGCCTAGGGATCACCGACTGCGGCTTCAACCTTTACCTGGCGGGCGAGCCCGGCACCGGACGTTCCTCGACCATCAAGAACCTGCTGAAAAAGATGGCCAAGGACCAGCCGACCCCGCCGGACTGGTGCTATGTCTACAACTTCAAGGACCCGGATCTCCCCATCTCCCTTGCCATCGGTGCCGGCAAGGGGGCGGAGCTGGAAAAGGACATGAAGGAGCTCCTAGAGGGGGTGAAGGCGGACATCCCCAAGGCCTTGGACAGCAAGGATTACGAGACCCACAAGGCTGCCATCATCGAGGAGTACCAGGAGAAGAACGGCGAGCTGTTCAGCGCCCTAGAAAAGGATGCCGAGGCCAGGGAGTTTTCGCTGCAGCGGACCGTCTCCGGCCTGGTGATGGTCCCCCAGAAGGAGGGGCGCAACTTCACCCAGGAGGAGTTCGAGGCGCTCTCCGACGGGGATCGGGAGAAGCTTGAGCAGACCGGCAAGGAGCTGACCGACACGCTGAACGACGTGCTCCGCCAGGTGCGGGACAACGAGAAGAGCACCAAGGAGACCCTGTCGCAGCTCGACCGGGAACTGGGGCTGTCGGCGGTGGGGCGGCACATCGAACCGCTGAAGGAGAAATACAGCGAGTTCACCAAGGTGGTGACCTACCTGGATTCGGTGCAGGAGGATATCCTGCTCAACCTGGAGGATTTCAAGCCGCAGCAGCCGCAGCAGCAGATCCCCGGCATCCGGCTCCCGCGCCAGGAGCCATCCTTCGAGCGCTACGCGGTCAACGTCTTCGTGGACAACCGCGATACCAAAGGCGCCCCGGTGGTCTTCGAGACCAACCCCACCTACAACAACCTGTTCGGCCGGATCGAGCATGTCATGCAGATGGGTGGCGTGGCCACCACCAACTTCACCCTGGTCAAGCCGGGGGCGCTGCACCGGGCCAACGGCGGCTACCTGATCGTGGATGCCCGCGAGGTGCTGATCAATCCCTTTGCCTGGGACGCCCTGAAGCGCTGCATCCGGAGCGGCGAGATCAAGATCGAGGATGTGCTGGAGCAGTACCGCTTCATGACCGTTGCCTCGCTGAAGCCGGAACCGATCCCCCTGGCTGCCAAGCTGGTCATGATCGGCTCCCCCTGGATCTACTACCTCCTCTACTACCTGGAGCCGGACTACCGGAAGTTCTTTAAGGTGAAGGCCGATTTCGACAGCCGGGTCACCCGCAATCCCGAGATCGTCAGGGATTATGCCCTGTTCGTCGCTACCCACTGCAAGAACGAGAAGCTCCTCCCCTTTGACCGGAGCGGCGTGGCCGGCCTGCTGGAATACTCGGCGCGCAGCGTGGAGGACCAGCAGAAGCTCTCCTCCCAGTTCATGGAGATCGCCGACCTGATCCGCGAGGCGAGCTACTGGGCCGGCAAGGAGGGGAGCCCGGTGGTGACGCGCGATATCGTCAAGAAGACCATCGCCGAAAAGATCTACCGGAGCAACCGGGTGGAAGAGCGGCTGCAGGAGCTGTTCGAGGACGGCACCATCCTCTGCGACGTGGATGGCGGGGAGGTGGGGCAGATCAACGGTCTCTCGGTCCTGACCATGGCCGACTACATGTTCGGCCGGCCGTCCCGCGTCACGGCTCGGGTCTTCATGGGTCGCGGCGGCATGGTCAACATCGAACGGGAGGTGAAGCTCTCCGGCCCGATCCACGACAAGGGGGTGCTGATCCTCACCGGCTACCTGGGGGGGAAATTCGCCCACGACAAGCCGCTCTCCTTCTCGGCCTCCATCTGCTTCGAGCAGAATTACGAAGGGGTGGAGGGGGACAGCGCCTCGTCCACCGAGCTCTATGCCCTCCTCTCAGTCCTTTCCGGGCTGCCGATCCGGCAGGGGATCGCGGTGACCGGCAGCGTCAACCAGTTGGGCAAGGTGCAGCCGATCGGCGGGGTCAACTATAAGATCGAGGGGTTCTACGCCGTCTGCAAGGCCAAGGGGCTCACCGGCGAACAGGGGGTCATGATCCCGTCGAGCAACGTGCGGCACCTGATGCTGAACGACGAGGTGGTGGAGGCGGTCAGGGAGGGGCGGTTCCATATCTGGAGCGTGGAGACCATCGACCAGGGGATCGAGATCCTGACCGGCGTGCCGGCCGGCGACATGCAGGAAGACGGCAGCTATCCCGAGGGGAGTGTCAACTTCCTGGTTGACCGGCGTCTGCGGCAGATCCTGGAGCAGATGAAGAAATTCGGCGCCAGCGGCGAGCGTGAAAAGGACGACAAGAAATGA
- a CDS encoding c-type cytochrome: MRCRTRQAGPLMLAALSLLAACTAQAPQETAVRATPEGERLFLRFCSGCHPDGGNSRYPQKTLSRMVLKANGIVTVADVVALLRNPGEGMPRFDRQTVSDAEARAIAGYVLATFP; this comes from the coding sequence ATGAGGTGCAGGACCCGGCAGGCAGGGCCGCTGATGCTGGCGGCCCTCTCCCTGCTGGCCGCCTGCACGGCGCAGGCCCCGCAAGAGACTGCCGTGCGGGCGACGCCGGAAGGGGAGCGCCTCTTTCTCCGCTTCTGCAGCGGCTGTCATCCCGATGGCGGCAACAGCAGGTATCCCCAGAAAACCCTGAGCCGGATGGTGCTGAAGGCAAACGGGATCGTCACCGTGGCCGATGTTGTCGCACTTTTGCGCAACCCCGGCGAGGGGATGCCCCGTTTCGACCGCCAGACGGTTTCCGATGCCGAGGCGCGTGCCATTGCCGGGTACGTCCTTGCCACCTTCCCCTGA